One window of Verrucomicrobiia bacterium genomic DNA carries:
- a CDS encoding HAD-IA family hydrolase, which yields MNPRCPVHTVTFDVGGTLISPTPSVGHVYAEMAGRFGVKADGTALTEGFKQAWKAKTAFDYSEEAWYGLVRNTFGPLAAKLPDAFFPALYRRFIDAEVWQIHDDALEVLDELASRDFNLGVISNWDERLRPLLKNLKLTPYFQAITVSCEVQFPKPEGVIFEQALRSLGAAPGAVLHVGDSRLEDAEGARSAGLHGLHLDRKGGGDIRALTEVPGWLERLRVEVEMGGS from the coding sequence ATGAACCCCCGGTGTCCGGTGCATACGGTGACGTTTGACGTAGGCGGGACTTTGATCAGTCCCACGCCTTCGGTGGGGCATGTCTATGCGGAGATGGCGGGGCGGTTCGGGGTGAAGGCGGATGGAACGGCGCTGACCGAGGGCTTCAAACAGGCTTGGAAGGCCAAGACAGCTTTCGATTACTCGGAAGAGGCTTGGTATGGGCTGGTGCGGAATACGTTTGGTCCGCTGGCGGCCAAGCTGCCGGATGCCTTCTTTCCGGCGCTTTACCGGCGATTCATTGATGCCGAGGTTTGGCAGATCCATGATGATGCGTTGGAGGTGCTGGATGAACTGGCCAGCCGGGATTTCAATCTGGGTGTGATCTCCAACTGGGATGAGCGGCTGCGGCCTTTGCTTAAGAATCTCAAATTAACCCCTTATTTTCAGGCCATCACGGTGTCGTGTGAGGTGCAGTTTCCGAAGCCGGAAGGGGTTATCTTTGAGCAGGCCCTCAGGAGTTTAGGGGCGGCGCCGGGTGCGGTTCTGCATGTGGGAGATAGCCGGTTGGAGGATGCGGAGGGGGCGCGGAGTGCAGGGTTGCATGGGTTGCATCTGGACCGCAAGGGCGGGGGAGACATCCGGGCGCTCACCGAGGTGCCAGGTTGGCTGGAGCGGTTGAGAGTGGAAGTGGAGATGGGCGGGAGTTAG
- a CDS encoding class I SAM-dependent methyltransferase, giving the protein MCSDLPLFTNVTGSLIIHEDDDLLVVNKPANWNTHAPTPYSGEGIYEWLRQREPRWAQLAIIHRLDKETSGVMVFTKTKAAAKSLTEQFTEREVQKRYVLLTDRAVKAEKLHARSHMSKVGSEFVSRPVTNAGELAETFFYRGESKSGRTQVSAEPKTGRTHQIRLHAQDLGFPILGDVRYGGSPHARLCLHAAEIEFEHPTTGKLVKYSAPVDFERDASSALREAVVDKALTDSFRVVHGAADGRPGWYVEKLGDYLISQSSGDLSGEQRARLEELVKMFASKAAYHKVLNRHVRQSSVETAGPQLVFGEAVNEEFGIRENGVRYQMSFQEGYSVGLFLDQRDNRRRLLTNYIGPDFVVRDGGLQGAEVLNTFAYTCGFSVAAGMAGARATSLDLSKKYLDWGRRNFTANGMDPAAHDFIFGDVFDWLKRLGKKQRQFDVVILDPPTFSQSKQSGVFRVERDYGRLVGDALKVLKSGGTLLASTNAAGLEPEVFIATVKAAITAAGRKVERERFIPQPPDFPVTREEPGYLKTFWVRVK; this is encoded by the coding sequence ATGTGCAGTGATCTGCCACTTTTCACGAACGTGACCGGCAGCCTGATCATCCATGAAGACGACGACCTACTGGTCGTCAATAAGCCTGCCAACTGGAACACGCACGCGCCTACGCCTTATTCTGGTGAGGGCATTTACGAATGGTTACGGCAGCGTGAACCGCGCTGGGCGCAACTCGCCATCATCCATCGGTTGGACAAGGAAACCTCTGGTGTGATGGTCTTCACGAAGACCAAGGCGGCCGCAAAATCTCTCACGGAACAGTTCACCGAGCGTGAAGTGCAGAAGCGTTATGTGCTGCTGACAGATCGAGCGGTGAAGGCAGAGAAGCTGCACGCGCGCTCGCACATGAGCAAGGTGGGGAGTGAGTTTGTGAGCCGTCCGGTGACGAATGCGGGGGAGTTGGCGGAGACGTTTTTTTATCGCGGTGAAAGCAAGAGTGGTAGAACTCAAGTGAGCGCCGAGCCGAAGACGGGGCGCACGCATCAGATACGGTTGCACGCGCAGGACTTGGGCTTTCCGATTTTAGGTGATGTACGTTATGGCGGTTCGCCTCATGCGCGACTTTGCCTGCATGCGGCGGAGATTGAGTTTGAGCATCCGACCACGGGCAAGCTGGTGAAGTATTCGGCTCCGGTGGATTTTGAACGCGATGCTTCATCGGCTTTACGCGAAGCGGTGGTGGATAAAGCGCTGACGGATTCGTTCCGGGTGGTCCATGGTGCTGCGGATGGTCGGCCGGGTTGGTATGTGGAGAAGCTGGGGGATTATCTGATTTCGCAATCCTCTGGGGATTTGAGTGGTGAGCAGCGGGCGCGATTGGAAGAGCTGGTGAAAATGTTCGCGAGCAAGGCAGCGTATCACAAGGTGCTGAACCGGCATGTGCGGCAAAGCTCGGTAGAGACGGCGGGGCCGCAACTCGTGTTTGGTGAGGCGGTGAATGAAGAGTTTGGTATCCGTGAGAATGGCGTGCGGTATCAAATGAGTTTTCAGGAGGGGTATAGCGTGGGGCTGTTCCTGGATCAGCGGGATAACCGGCGGCGGTTGCTGACGAATTATATCGGGCCGGATTTCGTTGTGCGTGATGGGGGGCTGCAAGGTGCGGAAGTGTTGAACACGTTTGCTTATACGTGTGGTTTTTCGGTTGCGGCAGGTATGGCGGGAGCGCGGGCTACTAGTCTTGATCTCTCTAAGAAATACTTGGATTGGGGACGACGTAACTTCACGGCAAATGGGATGGACCCGGCAGCGCATGATTTCATTTTCGGTGATGTGTTCGACTGGTTGAAGCGCTTGGGCAAAAAGCAGCGGCAGTTCGATGTGGTCATCCTTGATCCGCCGACGTTCTCGCAATCGAAACAGAGCGGGGTGTTTCGCGTGGAGCGGGATTATGGTCGCCTGGTGGGGGATGCCTTGAAGGTTTTAAAGAGTGGCGGCACATTGCTGGCCTCCACGAATGCGGCGGGCTTGGAACCAGAAGTGTTTATCGCCACGGTGAAAGCGGCGATCACTGCGGCGGGACGTAAAGTGGAGCGGGAACGGTTCATTCCGCAGCCGCCGGATTTTCCGGTGACGCGAGAGGAGCCGGGATATTTGAAGACGTTTTGGGTGAGGGTAAAATAA
- a CDS encoding prolyl oligopeptidase family serine peptidase, with the protein MTTKMIYPRTVKTNVVETLNGVSVADPYRWLEDDNSAATKAWVEAQNKVTFEYLEKLPARQKLKERLTELWNYERYGVPFKEGNRYFYTRNDGLQNQSVLYVAETLEAEPRVLLDPNTLSKDGTVSLSGYTISDDGNLMAYGLSSGGSDWQEWKVRDVRTGKDLEDELKWVKFSGASWTKDGKGFFYSRYDAPKEGEQLKGVNYFQKLYFHRIGTKQSEDTLVYDRPDEKEWGFGGSVTEDDRYLAIHVWQGTSPKNRFFYQDLQAKGSKVVELLKENDASYDFIGNVGTVFYFLTDLNASRGRLIAIDITKPERANWQEVIPQAWDTLRSVSFVNNQFVAQYLKDARSVVKVFSREGKQEREVELPGIGTAGGFGGERGDTETFYFFSGYTMPGTIYRYDLKTGNSTVFREPKVKFNPAEFETKQVFFTSKDGTRVPMFITHKKGLKLDGANPTYLYGYGGFNISLTPSFALTMIAWMERGGVYAVANLRGGGEYGEDWHQAGTKLKKQNVFDDFIGAAEWLVANKYTRPDKLAIAGGSNGGLLVGACMTQRPDLFGVALPAVGVLDMLRFHKFTIGWAWQSDYGSPDKAEEFQALYAYSPYHNLRQGTKYPSTLITTGDHDDRVVPAHSFKFAARLQEYHRGDSPVLIRVETKAGHGAGKPTAMLIEEAADRLAFALKELEVK; encoded by the coding sequence ATGACGACGAAAATGATTTATCCCCGGACGGTGAAGACGAATGTGGTGGAGACGTTGAACGGGGTCAGTGTGGCGGATCCGTATCGCTGGCTGGAGGATGACAATTCCGCGGCGACGAAGGCGTGGGTGGAGGCGCAGAACAAGGTGACGTTCGAGTATCTCGAGAAGCTGCCTGCACGGCAGAAGTTGAAGGAACGTCTGACGGAGTTGTGGAATTACGAGCGCTATGGCGTGCCATTTAAGGAGGGCAATCGCTACTTCTACACGCGCAATGACGGGTTGCAGAACCAGAGTGTGCTTTACGTGGCGGAGACGTTGGAGGCCGAGCCGCGGGTGTTGCTGGACCCGAATACGCTCTCGAAGGATGGCACGGTTTCGCTCAGCGGCTACACTATAAGTGATGATGGGAACTTGATGGCGTATGGGCTTTCATCCGGCGGTTCGGACTGGCAGGAGTGGAAGGTGCGCGATGTGCGAACGGGCAAGGACCTGGAGGATGAATTAAAGTGGGTGAAGTTCTCTGGTGCTTCATGGACGAAGGATGGCAAAGGCTTTTTCTACAGTCGCTACGATGCGCCGAAGGAAGGGGAGCAGCTCAAGGGTGTGAATTATTTCCAGAAGCTTTATTTTCATCGTATCGGGACGAAGCAGTCGGAGGACACGCTGGTGTACGATCGGCCGGATGAGAAGGAGTGGGGCTTCGGTGGCTCGGTGACGGAGGATGATCGCTATCTCGCCATTCATGTCTGGCAAGGGACGAGCCCGAAGAACCGGTTCTTTTATCAGGACTTGCAGGCAAAAGGCAGCAAGGTGGTGGAGTTGCTGAAGGAGAATGATGCATCGTATGACTTCATCGGAAATGTCGGCACGGTCTTTTATTTCCTCACGGATCTGAATGCTTCGCGTGGCCGATTGATCGCGATTGATATCACGAAACCGGAGCGCGCGAACTGGCAGGAGGTCATTCCGCAGGCATGGGATACGTTGCGCAGTGTGTCGTTCGTGAATAACCAATTCGTCGCGCAGTATCTGAAAGATGCGCGTAGCGTGGTGAAGGTGTTCAGTCGTGAAGGCAAGCAGGAGCGCGAAGTGGAGTTGCCGGGCATTGGGACGGCGGGCGGTTTCGGTGGTGAGCGTGGGGATACGGAGACGTTCTATTTCTTCAGCGGCTACACGATGCCGGGGACGATTTATCGCTATGACTTGAAGACGGGCAATAGCACGGTGTTTCGCGAGCCGAAGGTGAAGTTCAATCCGGCGGAGTTCGAGACGAAGCAGGTGTTTTTCACGAGTAAGGATGGCACGCGCGTGCCGATGTTCATCACACATAAGAAGGGGTTGAAGCTGGATGGTGCGAACCCGACGTACCTTTATGGGTATGGTGGATTCAACATTAGCCTCACGCCGTCATTCGCGCTCACGATGATCGCGTGGATGGAGCGGGGCGGAGTTTATGCGGTGGCGAATCTGCGTGGCGGTGGTGAGTACGGTGAGGACTGGCATCAGGCGGGTACGAAGCTGAAGAAGCAGAATGTGTTCGATGATTTCATCGGCGCAGCGGAATGGCTTGTCGCGAACAAATACACGCGGCCGGACAAGTTAGCGATCGCCGGTGGCAGCAATGGCGGTCTGCTGGTGGGTGCGTGCATGACGCAGCGGCCTGATCTCTTTGGCGTGGCGCTGCCAGCAGTGGGAGTGCTGGATATGTTGCGCTTCCACAAATTCACCATCGGCTGGGCGTGGCAGAGTGATTACGGCTCGCCGGACAAGGCGGAGGAATTTCAGGCGCTTTATGCCTACTCGCCTTATCACAATCTCCGGCAAGGGACGAAGTATCCAAGCACGCTGATCACGACGGGTGATCATGATGACCGCGTGGTGCCGGCGCACAGTTTTAAATTTGCCGCACGTTTGCAGGAGTATCATCGCGGCGATAGCCCGGTCCTCATTCGTGTGGAGACCAAGGCGGGACATGGAGCAGGGAAGCCAACGGCGATGCTTATTGAGGAGGCGGCGGATCGGTTGGCGTTTGCTTTGAAGGAATTGGAGGTAAAATAA
- a CDS encoding type II toxin-antitoxin system HigB family toxin, with product MRVIARKTLRDFWEEHADAEQQLKAWFHEAEAAEWKSFADIKARYRSADVLPGNRVVFDIKGNNYRLVVKVHYNRSLVFIRFVGTHAEYDRINAETI from the coding sequence ATGAGAGTAATAGCACGAAAGACGTTGCGAGATTTTTGGGAAGAACACGCAGATGCGGAGCAGCAGCTAAAGGCGTGGTTCCATGAAGCAGAAGCGGCCGAGTGGAAGTCATTTGCAGATATCAAGGCGCGCTATCGCTCCGCAGATGTGCTGCCGGGGAACCGGGTGGTGTTTGATATCAAGGGCAATAATTATCGGCTCGTGGTGAAGGTGCATTACAATCGCAGCTTGGTGTTCATCCGGTTTGTGGGGACACATGCGGAGTATGACCGGATAAATGCAGAAACAATTTAA